CGTTATCTAAAAGGTACTATTGATTACGGacttctttattcattttctaatGAATTTAAGCTTGTGGGGTATAGTGATAGTGATTGGGCCGGAGACTTGGATGACCGGAAGAGCACTACcggttttgtgttttatttgggaAATACGGCATTTACTTGGAGTTCTAAGAAGCAACCAATTGTAACGCTCTCTACATGTGAAGCTGAATATGTTGCTGCGACATCTTGTGTTTGTCATGCAATTTGGTTGAGAAGGTTATTGAAGGAACTACTCATGCCACAAGAGGAAGCCACAGAGATTTTTGTTGATAACAAGTCGGCACTTGCATTGGCGaaaaatccagtttttcatgaTAGAAGCAAGCATATTGATAcaagatttcattttcttcgAGAATGCATTGTCAAGAATGAAGTACAAGTCAAATTCGTGAAGACCCATGATCAAGTTGCAGATATTTTTACGAAGCCTCTCAAGTATGATACTTTTAACAAGTTGCAGATGTTACTCGGAGTTACCAATAATTAAGTTTAAAGGTGGGtgttgaataataaacttaaataaagtTGTCTTTTAGTATATTGATGAACTAGAGTCTAGGTTCATCTTGGAAGAAGtgattcatgtatttggagATTCATGTATTTGGGGTATTCATGTACCTGGGTATTCATGTACTAGGGAAGTTCATGTATTAGAGTAAATGCTAGGTGAATctacaagcctataaatacccatGTATGCATTGGCACAAAGCAAGCCACTTGAGAAGTAATTCACTTAGAGAAATTTCAGAAATagtctctcctctcttccctctagAATAGAATATCAGTTTTTCTCTTCCAACATAGGAAGCATTGCAGTATAAAAATAGTGAGGTCATTAGTGAGGAAGCACACCTTTACTCTTAGGTAACTCTTGTTATCACCCGAGTTTTCCCACATAATTGCAGATGCAATAAGTTGGGAAGTGGATGTATTTTGGAGTGTTGAATGAAGAACAGTTGCTGAACTCGACTCCCTGAAAAAGCATTGCGCCCAGTAGCTTGGTGTTCCATATAGCTGTGAAGAGTTAAAGACAATTGCATCTGGATTCCACCTTAATAGAAAGTTTTTTGATCTCagtataacaattatataaagGTGGGATTTTCACTTTCAAAGTAAAATATATGGAAAATTAtatcatgataaaattttgagagaaattACCGCCTGTCATTGTCATTCACAAAAAGTGGTGCGTAGCTTGCCATGCTAACTGCATCACTGCattgaagaagaaatggaagccCTTAGCAGGTTTTCTTTCTGATTGGTGTTAAAACTTTTACAGGTATAGAAGCTAATTACTTGCAAAAGAAATTGAAGATCAAGATCCTTAATTTATGCACACAAACCCATCTGGAAACTCCAGGATTTAGGGACGTTTAAGAGACATAGCATTGTCAATTTGGGAACATTAATGCAAATTAAAGCAGTTTATATACTCTACTTAGTACTTATTTGTCAAACTAAATGGGCATAGGTttccattttatgtttttttccctttctaatATACTTTTACTATTTTGCTTTCTCTTTCACTATACTAGAGACCTGATTAGAagctaatattttcattttctgcaGCTAGTACATATCGCACACATCTCCATAGCATGAATTTATAACTACAAAAGGCTCAGGCTCGAAGCACTAGCTTGGTTAGCAAAGCATGAACAGACACAGAAAAGGAAAGGCCAAACACTTTGGCCTAATGGCAAGAACCCTCACAAGATGTGGGCTCCACATCGGATGTCTTCTAGAATAATGGTTCTTCACCCAACACTCCTATCTGGTTGTGCTGTTGAGCGTTACAGATTCCCACTTTcctcaacaaaaggaaaagcaaacaaaagaaagaacaaaatgaaagcaagaaagaaaagacaCAGCTCCGCAAAGAATTCTATTTCGATTCCACTCTATTTGAGAATCCATGAATTTTACGCACCTACAATGATGGGAAAGGCAAATAACTAGCGAGGTGGTAGATCTATAAAAGtatcttacaaaaaatttttacaaactgaAGTAACTCAATGTAAGACGTCAGATCTACTTAacaataaaaagagttttacaatttgacatacTAAATCaagccatatcaatttgtaggtttacttttgCAGAATTCTTTTGTAAACCAAGCATTTCTCCTAATGAGCCAACCATGTTTGCCTTCATTAGGACAGGAGGTCCCCGCCATACACCTTTGTTTGAAGCCATATCATCCATTAACTTCCAGCTATCATTTATACTATCACACCCTCTATACTATCACACCAATCTATTGTCTTTTGGGTGGCAccttttgtttaaatcaaataaCTCTTTTGTTAGCAATGCCTTTGTTGCACACGACCAGACCATCTTACATGATGTCATTCTTGCTACTAAGGCTTTAGGATGGGcttttatttccctttttaaCCAAAAACTTGAAATGTTCAATGTTATTGAGGAAAAGTGTTAAAGGAAACTTGGgggaaaatgaagaaagatCATGCATAGAGAAGAGAAATTAGGAAAATATAAGGAAACTTTTGAAGGAGACCTCAAGGAGAATATAAAATGCAAACAAGTTCATTATTAATGtcatttctcaaagaaaaataatttagcaACATTAATTTGCCTTATTTACATCGCCATATAAGACAATGGATTTCTTATCATAGTTAATGTTCCCACTTATTTTCATCTTACCACAAAAACTATAAAGGTATTGACCATTCATTAAGAACCTTTTGCTATTAATGAATGGGAATAACAAATTCGGGTGACAATAAGCTTGCAAAACTTGTATTGGCTGTGGTGCAGTTCCATGATCAAGATGAATCTATTTGTAGCTTAATCAGATAAAATGCCTAACTTCACCACTAGCTATGGACTATAAGTTTGCAAGTCATTAGCAATTTTAATATCAGTGGACACTGGACTAGTCTCGTTAAACACGTCTGAATCATATTCTTAATGACTTCAGAACTACATACAATTCATGTCAGGGAATAAATGTTCATATgagaaaataaacatttttttaataataacgcACATGTTTAATTGGCTTTTAGAACACAATTCTAACTTTAGAATAGGCAAAAGACCAGGGAAAACTCAGCATCTTCTGAGCATGGTTCCCCTAAAGAACGCTTTGGAGGAAAAATGAATCGTCAAATTTGGACTGAATTGAAGTAATTGCGAGGACAAATTCACAGTAAGCAAGTtcaaaattacatcaaacctGTTCTGTTCAATTCCAATAAGGAATGCAGCCTCGGCCAGTGCTGCTAAAATATTTCCTTTGCCAGCAGTTTTCCCATTTACAGCATACTCACTTACAAAAGCCTGATGCATATCAATGAAAACCCTTTAAGCATTTGATaaaatgcatatattatataatacaaggACAACATCCCACCTTTGGACCGTCACGTGATGCAAGATCAAACTGATGAGCCATCGAAAACATGTCCTTGGCAGATTTATAAACCTAACCAAAACACTAGAGTAAGACGATTTTGTCCCTCTTGCCCAACGAAGGACAAAAGACATTCATATCATAAGACATAAAAGATCATTGAAATGGCTCCATTCACATATCAATACAAGAAATGAAGATAGAATTTTNNNNNNNNNNNNNNNNNNNNNNNNNNNNNNNNNNNNNNNNNNNNNNNNNNNNNNNNNNNNNNNNNNNNNNNNNNNNNNNNNNNNNNNNNNNNNNNNNNNNNNNNNNNNNNNNNNNNNNNNNNNNNNNNNNNNNNNNNNNNNNNNNNNNNNNNNNNNNNNNNNNNNNNNNNNNNNNNNNNNNNNNNNNNNNNNNNNNNNNNNNNNNNNNNNNNNNNNNNNNNNNNNNNNNNNNNNNNNNNNNNNNNNNNNNNNNNNNNNNNNNNNNNNNNNNNNNNNNNNNNNNNNNNNNNNNNNNNNNNNNNNNNNNNNNNNNNNNNNNNNNNNNNNNNNNNNNNNNNNNNNNNNNNNNNNNNNNNNNNNNNNNNNNNNNNNNNNNNNNNNNNNNNNNNNNNNNNNNNNNNNNNNNNNNNNNNNNNNNNNNNNNNNNNNNNNNNNNNNNNNNNNNNNNNNNNNNNNNNNNNNNNNNNNNNNNNNNNNNNNNNNNNNNNNNNNNNNNNNNNNNNNNNNNNNNNNNNNNNNNNNNNNNNNNNNNNNNNNNNNNNNNNNNNNNNNNNNNNNNNNNNNNNNNNNNNNNNNNNNNNNNNNNNNNNNNNNNNNNNNNNNNNNNNNNNNNNNNNNNNNNNNNNNNNNNNNNNNNNNNNNNNNNNNNNNNNNNNNNNNNNNNNNNNNNNNNNNNNNNNNNNNNNNNNNNNNNNNNNNNNNNNNNNNNNNNNNNNNNNNNNNNNNNNNNNNNNNNNNNNNNNNNNNNNNNNNNNNNNNNNNNNNNNNNNNNNNNNNNNNNNNNNNNNNNNNNNNNNNNNNNNNNNNNNNNNNNNNNNNNNNNNNNNNNNNNNNNNNNNNNNNNNNNNNNNNNNNNNNNNNNNNNNNNNNNNNNNNNNNNNNNNNNNNNNNNNNNNNNNNNNNNNNNNNNNNNNNNNNNNNNNNNNNNNNNNNNNNNNNNNNNNNNNNNNNNNNNNNNNNNNNNNNNNNNNNNNNNNNNNNNNNNNNNNNNNNNNNNNNNNNNNNNNNNNNNNNNNNNNNNNNNNNNNNNNNNNNNNNNNNNNNNNNNNNNNNNNNNNNNNNNNNNNNNNNNNNNNNNNNNNNNNNNNNNNNNNNNNNNNNNNNNNNNNNNNNNNNNNNNNNNNNNNNNNNNNNNNNNNNNNNNNNNNNNNNNNNNNNNNNNNNNNNNNNNNNNNNNNNNNNNNNNNNNNNNNNNNNNNNNNNNNNNNNNNNNNNNNNNNNNNNNNNNNNNNNNNNNNNNNNNNNNNNNNNNNNNNNNNNNNNNNNNNNNNNNNNNNNNNNNNNNNNNNNNNNNNNNNNNNNNNNNNNNNNNNNNNNNNNNNNNNNNNNNNNNNNNNNNNNNNNNNNNNNNNNNNNNNNNNNNNNNNNNNNNNNNNNNNNNNNNNNNNNNNNNNNNNNNNNNNNNNNNNNNNNNNNNNNNNNNNNNNNNNNNNNNNNNNNNNNNNNNNNNNNNNNNNNNNNNNNNNNNNNNNNNNNNNNNNNNNNNNNNNNNNNNNNNNNNNNNNNNNNNNNNNNNNNNNNNNNNNNNNNNNNNNNNNNNNNNNNNNNNNNNNNNNNNNNNNNNNNNNNNNNNNNNNNNNNNNNNNNNNNNNNNNNNNNNNNNNNNNNNNNNNNNNNNNNNNNNNNNNNNNNNNNNNNNNNNNNNNNNNNNNNNNNNNNNNNNNNNNNNNNNNNNNNNNNNNNNNNNNNNNNNNNNNNNNNNNNNNNNNNNNNNNNNNNNNNNNNNNNNNNNNNNNNNNNNNNNNNNNNNNNNNNNNNNNNNNNNNNNNNNNNNNNNNNNNNNNNNNNNNNNNNNNNNNNNNNNNNNNNNNNNNNNNNNNNNNNNNNNNNNNNNNNNNNNNNNNNNNNNNNNNNNNNNNNNNNNNNNNNNNNNNNNNNNNNNNNNNNNNNNNNNNNNNNNNNNNNNNNNNNNNNNNNNNNNNNNNNNNNNNNNNNNNNNNNNNNNNNNNNNNNNNNNNNNNNNNNNNNNNNNNNNNNNNNNNNNNNNNNNNNNNNNNNNNNNNNNNNNNNNNNNNNNNNNNNNNNNNNNNNNNNNNNNNNNNNNNNNNNNNNNNNNNNNNNNNNNNNNNNNNNNNNNNNNNNNNNNNNNNNNNNNNNNNNNNNNNNNNNNNNNNNNNNNNNNNNNNNNNNNNNNNNNNNNNNNNNNNNNNNNNNNNNNNNNNNNNNNNNNNNNNNNNNNNNNNNNNNNNNNNNNNNNNNNNNNNNNNNNNNNNNNNNNNNNNNNNNNNNNNNNNNNNNNNNNNNNNNNNNNNNNNNNNNNNNNNNNNNNNNNNNNNNNNNNNNNNNNNNNNNNNNNNNNNNNNNNNNNNNNNNNNNNNNNNNNNNNNNNNNNNNNNNNNNNNNNNNNNNNNNNNNNNNNNNNNNNNNNNNNNNNNNNNNNNNNNNNNNNNNNNNNNNNNNNNNNNNNNNNNNNNNNNNNNNNNNNNNNNNNNNNNNNNNNNNNNNNNNNNNNNNNNNNNNNNNNNNNNNNNNNNNNNNNNNNNNNNNNNNNNNNNNNNNNNNNNNNNNNNNNNNNNNNNNNNNNNNNNNNNNNNNNNNNNNNNNNNNNNNNNNNNNNNNNNNNNNNNNNNNNNNNNNNNNNNNNNNNNNNNNNNNNNNNNNNNNNNNNNNNNNNNNNNNNNNNNNNNNNNNNNNNNNNNNNNNNNNNNNNNNNNNNNNNNNNNNNNNNNNNNNNNNNNNNNNNNNNNNNNNNNNNNNNNNNNNNNNNNNNNNNNNNNNNNNNNNNNNNNNNNNNNNNNNNNNNNNNNNNNNNNNNNNNNNNNNNNNNNNNNNNNNNNNNNNNNNNNNNNNNNNNNNNNNNNNNNNNNNNNNNNNNNNNNNNNNNNNNNNNNNNNNNNNNNNNNNNNNNNNNNNNNNNNNNNNNNNNNNNNNNNNNNNNNNNNNNNNNNNNNNNNNNNNNNNNNNNNNNNNNNNNNNNNNNNNNNNNNNNNNNNNNNNNNNNNNNNNNNNNNNNNNNNNNNNNNNNNNNNNNNNNNNNNNNNNNNNNNNNNNNNNNNNNNNNNNNNNNNNNNNNNNNNNNNNNNNNNNNNNNNNNNNNNNNNNNNNNNNNNNNNNNNNNNNNNNNNNNNNNNNNNNNNNNNNNNNNNNNNNNNNNNNNNNNNNNNNNNNNNNNNNNNNNNNNNNNNNNNNNNNNNNNNNNNNNNNNNNNNNNNNNNNNNNNNNNNNNNNNNNNNNNNNNNNNNNNNNNNNNNNNNNNNNNNNNNNNNNNN
This genomic interval from Juglans regia cultivar Chandler chromosome 3, Walnut 2.0, whole genome shotgun sequence contains the following:
- the LOC118348054 gene encoding alpha-L-arabinofuranosidase 1-like; this encodes MFSMAHQFDLASRDGPKAFVSEYAVNGKTAGKGNILAALAEAAFLIGIEQNSDAVSMASYAPLFVNDNDRRWNPDAIVFNSSQLYGTPSYWAQCFFRESSSATVLHSTLQNTSTSQLIASAIMWENSGDNKSYLRVKIVNFGNDTVNLKISVDGLEPNSTILLSGSTKTVLTSGNPMDENSFNEPNKVKPTQSPLENAGKDMDVILLPYSLTSFDLLKGSNDLRTARIDYFSRSSF